From Coturnix japonica isolate 7356 chromosome 1, Coturnix japonica 2.1, whole genome shotgun sequence, the proteins below share one genomic window:
- the RASL11A gene encoding ras-like protein family member 11A: MRLPGMSQPFLLAPIAECSPGPPGSELRLAVLGARGVGKSALIVRFLTKRFIGDYEPNTGSLYSRLVRLDGEQVAVHIQDTPGCLQVQEDCVQAPDALSRCMKWAEGFLVVYSITDPGSYQAVRPLHQHIRQLHPDARIPIVVVGNKADLLHARQVQAKEGLQLANELGSLFLEISTSESSQGVCEVFQYLCREVSKLQHAERRRPSGIPRPRSPNMQDLKRRFKQALSPRVK, encoded by the exons ATGCGCCTGCCGGGGATGTCCCAGCCCTTCCTGCTGGCGCCCATCGCCGAGTGCTCCCCGGGGCCGCCCGGCTCCGAGCTGcggctggcagtgctgggggccCGCGGCGTCGGCAAGAGCG CGCTGATCGTGCGGTTCCTGACCAAGCGTTTCATCGGGGACTACGAGCCCAACACGGGCAGCCTGTACTCTCGCCTGGTGCGGCTGGACGGGGAGCAGGTGGCTGTGCACATCCAGGACACGCCGGGTTGTCTCCAG GTGCAGGAGGACTGCGTGCAGGCACCGGACGCGCTGTCGAGGTGCATGAAGTGGGCAGAGGGCTTCCTCGTGGTCTACTCCATCACAGACCCCGGCAGCTACCAGGCGGTCCGTCCCCTCCACCAGCACATCCGTCAGCTCCACCCCGACGCCCGGATCCCCATCGTCGTGGTGGGGAACAAAGCAGACCTCCTCCACGCCAGACAGGTGCAGGCCAAAGAGGGGCTGCAGTTGGCCAACGAACTGGGCAGCCTCTTCTTGGAGATCTCTACCAGTGAGAGCTCGCAGGGCGTCTGCGAAGTGTTCCAATACCTGTGCCGGGAGGTCAGCAAACTGCAGCACGCCGAGCGCCGCCGACCGAGCGGCATCCCACGGCCGCGCTCCCCCAACATGCAGGACCTGAAGAGACGCTTCAAGCAGGCGCTGTCACCCAGAGTCAAATAG
- the RPL21 gene encoding 60S ribosomal protein L21, translating into MTNTKGKRRGTRYMFSRPFRKHGVVPLATYMRIYKKGDIVDIKGMGTVQQGMPHKCYHGKTGRVYNVTQHAVGVIVNKKVKGKILAKRINVRIEHIKHSKSRDSFLQRVKENEKKKKEAKEKGIWVQLKRQPAPPREAHFVRTNGKDPELLEPIPYEFMA; encoded by the exons ATGACGAAcacaaagggaaagaggaggggAACTCGTTATATGTTCTCGAGGCCCTTTCGCAAACATG GAGTTGTCCCTCTGGCTACCTACATGCGCATCTACAAGAAAGGCGATATAGTTGATATCAAG GGTATGGGTACAGTTCAGCAAGGTATGCCTCACAAGTGTTACCATGGCAAGACTGGAAGGGTGTATAATGTTACTCAACACGCTGTGGGTGTTATTGTTAACAAGAAGGTTAA GGGTAAGATTCTTGCCAAGAGAATTAATGTGCGTATTGAGCACATTAAACATTCCAAGAGCAGAGACAGCTTTTTGCAGCGTGTGAAGGAGAAcgaaaagaagaagaaggaagcaaaagaaaaaggcatttggGTTCAACTGAAACGCCAG CCTGCTCCGCCAAGAGAAGCACACTTCGTGAGGACTAACGGGAAGGatccagagctgctggagccgATTCCCTATGAATTCATGGCGTAA